DNA from Halorarum salinum:
AAGAGGTAGCCGCCGAGCACGAGGGCGACGATGACGACGAGGATGGCCGTGAGCACCGGGTTGGCGGCGACCGCCTCGCCGACGAGGTCGAGTATCATGTCGGTGGGTGGGTCGGAACGGCGGAAAGG
Protein-coding regions in this window:
- a CDS encoding DUF7859 family protein — encoded protein: MILDLVGEAVAANPVLTAILVVIVALVLGGYLFVRRILVSAKEGYEAGQRD